From Streptomonospora salina, the proteins below share one genomic window:
- a CDS encoding LysR family transcriptional regulator produces MLDIRRLQLLKEFADRGSIAGAAETLGYTPSAVSQQLSALEREAGTQLLDRTARSAELTDGGRLLAEHAEQILAMVEAAESVLAQQAGAVLGPVTVTAFPTAAVALAPLLAQRLHQQEGLQLVLRQSVGAAGVRQVSSAEVDIAVIDDWSGLPPDSGTGKLRHVHLLHDPLVLALPSDHPLADTSRPVELARLLEESWIHAPRGEPSREGTDRLFARVGGAPSTAWEFQGQGTILNLVARGIGIAAVPALALASGTSGLAFRLLPQAPTRHAYAVVRATRMRRPAIELTLRALRRSAEEVQATLDTELHGTGAQ; encoded by the coding sequence ATGCTTGATATTCGGCGGCTGCAGCTGCTCAAGGAGTTCGCCGACCGGGGGTCCATCGCGGGCGCGGCCGAGACCCTGGGCTACACCCCCTCGGCGGTCTCGCAGCAACTGTCGGCGCTGGAGCGCGAAGCGGGCACGCAGCTGCTGGACCGCACCGCGCGCAGCGCCGAACTGACCGACGGCGGGCGGTTGCTGGCCGAGCACGCCGAGCAGATCCTGGCCATGGTCGAGGCGGCGGAGTCGGTGCTGGCCCAGCAGGCCGGCGCCGTGCTGGGGCCGGTCACCGTCACCGCCTTCCCCACCGCCGCCGTGGCGCTGGCGCCTCTGCTGGCCCAGCGCCTGCACCAGCAGGAGGGCTTGCAGCTGGTGCTGCGCCAGAGCGTGGGCGCGGCCGGGGTGCGCCAGGTCTCCTCGGCCGAGGTCGACATCGCGGTCATCGACGACTGGTCGGGGCTTCCGCCCGACAGCGGTACGGGCAAGCTGCGCCACGTGCACCTGCTGCACGACCCGCTGGTACTGGCGCTGCCGTCCGACCATCCCCTGGCCGACACGAGCCGCCCGGTCGAGCTGGCCCGGCTGCTGGAGGAGTCCTGGATCCACGCCCCCCGGGGCGAGCCCTCCCGGGAGGGCACCGACCGGCTGTTCGCGCGTGTGGGCGGCGCGCCGTCGACCGCCTGGGAGTTCCAGGGCCAGGGCACCATCCTCAACCTGGTCGCGCGCGGAATCGGCATCGCGGCGGTGCCGGCGCTCGCGCTGGCGTCGGGCACGTCGGGGCTGGCTTTCCGGCTGCTGCCGCAGGCGCCGACGCGCCATGCCTACGCGGTGGTGCGGGCCACCCGGATGCGCCGGCCGGCGATCGAACTGACGCTGCGGGCGCTGCGCCGCTCCGCCGAGGAGGTGCAGGCGACACTCGACACCGAGCTGCACGGCACCGGCGCGCAGTGA
- a CDS encoding glycosyltransferase, producing the protein MTTLTEHPRARTGAGEDGGGYDRLRVLITGDTYPPDVNGAAYFTHRLATGLAARGHDVHVACPSPTGLPGIEVHSGVTLHQLRSVSVLVHDTMRTTVPAGIGGHLDRLIERLDPHVVHAQSHFTTSRAAIGRARSAGVPVVLTNHFMPDNLFGHAHIPERLHGAAGALAWRDMVRVAYRSDFVTTPTERAAVLLAEKGFGRAVEPVSCGIDLERFHPRPAERAAARERFGLPDRDTIAFVGRLDEEKRIDDLIRALPRVLEGRDAQLALAGVGQREQELRGLAAELGVADRVHFLGFVPDADLPQVYVAADMFAIGSVAELQSIATLEAMSTGLPVVAADALALPHLVAHGRNGYLYRPGDVGTLAENLLAVLEPERARAEMGAASREAACRHDHRRSLDRFAEIYGEVRPRRFAGLRRSRTPLQGARPRLRRQVIAA; encoded by the coding sequence ATGACCACCCTGACCGAACACCCCCGAGCGCGCACCGGAGCCGGGGAGGACGGCGGCGGGTACGACCGGCTGCGCGTGCTGATCACGGGCGACACCTACCCGCCCGACGTCAACGGCGCGGCCTACTTCACCCACCGTCTGGCCACCGGTCTGGCGGCGCGCGGGCACGACGTGCACGTGGCCTGCCCCTCTCCCACCGGTCTGCCGGGTATCGAGGTCCACTCGGGGGTGACCCTGCACCAGCTGCGGTCGGTATCGGTGCTGGTGCACGACACGATGCGCACCACGGTGCCGGCGGGCATCGGCGGCCACCTGGACCGGCTGATCGAGCGGCTGGATCCCCATGTCGTGCACGCCCAGAGCCACTTCACCACCAGCCGGGCGGCGATCGGCCGGGCCCGGTCGGCGGGGGTTCCGGTGGTGCTGACCAACCACTTCATGCCCGACAACCTGTTCGGCCACGCCCACATCCCCGAACGGTTGCACGGCGCCGCCGGTGCGCTGGCCTGGCGCGACATGGTGCGGGTGGCCTACCGGTCCGACTTCGTCACCACGCCCACCGAGCGCGCGGCGGTGCTGCTGGCCGAGAAGGGCTTCGGCCGGGCCGTGGAGCCGGTGTCCTGCGGCATCGACCTGGAGCGGTTCCACCCGCGTCCGGCCGAGCGAGCCGCCGCGCGGGAACGCTTCGGCCTGCCCGACCGGGACACGATCGCCTTCGTCGGGCGGCTCGACGAGGAGAAGCGCATCGACGATCTGATCCGGGCGCTGCCGCGGGTGCTGGAGGGGCGCGACGCGCAGTTGGCGCTGGCCGGGGTCGGCCAGCGCGAGCAGGAGCTGCGCGGGCTGGCCGCCGAGCTCGGTGTGGCCGACCGGGTGCATTTCCTGGGGTTCGTGCCCGACGCCGACCTTCCGCAGGTCTATGTCGCCGCCGACATGTTCGCCATCGGCAGCGTCGCCGAGCTGCAGAGCATCGCCACTTTGGAGGCGATGTCGACGGGGCTGCCGGTGGTGGCCGCCGACGCGCTGGCGCTTCCGCACCTGGTGGCCCACGGCCGCAACGGCTACCTGTACCGGCCCGGCGACGTCGGTACGCTGGCCGAGAACCTGCTGGCGGTGCTGGAGCCCGAGCGTGCGCGCGCCGAGATGGGCGCGGCCAGCCGCGAGGCCGCCTGCCGCCACGACCACCGGCGCTCGCTGGACCGGTTCGCCGAGATCTACGGTGAGGTGCGGCCGCGCCGCTTCGCGGGGCTGCGCCGTTCCCGCACGCCGCTGCAGGGGGCGCGCCCGCGGCTGCGCCGCCAGGTGATCGCCGCCTGA
- a CDS encoding DMT family transporter, which yields MVASVLTALAGAFCMALGSALQERDAVRAPGRTVASAGFLVHLAGRPRWLAGTAGAGAGVVLHLIALSGAPLTIIQPIGVSGLVFAIALTALFNRRRVRTGEIAAGAAVTVGLVGLLSLFPHAARTPQLPLLTALALTGGIAVLGAAVYVAAHWVAPGPRALLLATVGGAALGTTSALSRVVAANAAADWTAVLTWLTPLAVASALLGGLFQQNAYRTGHFAAAYATLLVVDPVVGAGIGALVLGEGLPATPLDRGLAAGAALLAIAGTVVLALARNRNPEAGGSERAGAAPNTPEPDPASSGTRSTTTSGESR from the coding sequence ATCGTCGCGTCCGTGCTGACCGCCCTCGCGGGCGCGTTCTGCATGGCTCTGGGATCGGCGCTGCAGGAGCGCGATGCGGTGCGGGCACCCGGCCGCACCGTGGCGTCGGCGGGTTTCCTCGTGCATCTGGCCGGGCGCCCCCGCTGGCTGGCGGGCACCGCCGGCGCCGGCGCGGGCGTCGTACTGCACCTGATCGCGCTCAGCGGCGCGCCGCTGACCATCATCCAGCCCATCGGCGTCAGCGGACTGGTGTTCGCCATCGCGCTGACAGCGCTGTTCAACCGGCGCCGGGTGCGGACCGGCGAGATCGCCGCGGGCGCGGCCGTGACGGTGGGGCTGGTCGGGCTGCTGTCGCTGTTTCCGCACGCCGCCCGGACCCCGCAGTTGCCGTTGCTCACCGCCCTGGCGCTCACCGGCGGTATCGCGGTGCTGGGTGCGGCTGTCTACGTGGCCGCCCACTGGGTGGCGCCCGGTCCGCGGGCGCTGCTGCTGGCTACGGTCGGCGGCGCGGCGCTGGGGACCACGTCGGCGCTGTCCCGTGTGGTGGCCGCCAACGCGGCCGCCGACTGGACCGCGGTGCTCACGTGGCTGACCCCGCTGGCCGTGGCGTCGGCCCTGCTGGGCGGGCTGTTCCAGCAGAACGCCTACCGCACCGGCCACTTCGCTGCCGCCTACGCGACGCTGCTGGTGGTCGACCCCGTCGTCGGTGCGGGCATCGGCGCGCTGGTGCTGGGCGAGGGCCTGCCGGCCACGCCGTTGGACCGGGGGCTGGCCGCGGGCGCGGCGCTGCTGGCGATCGCCGGCACCGTCGTGCTCGCCTTGGCACGCAACCGCAATCCCGAGGCGGGCGGCTCCGAACGGGCCGGTGCCGCCCCGAATACACCCGAGCCCGATCCCGCTTCGTCGGGCACGCGATCGACCACGACCTCAGGAGAGTCCCGATGA
- a CDS encoding beta-N-acetylhexosaminidase, which produces MGAPSVPADSLVPRPAELSTGDYDGLVLTPSTRIDADHASRGTEAWLRTELGAATGLPLQRGDGQNAQIRLSVDPKAGLGGEGYRLIVDAAGALVVGNDPAGVFYGAQTLRQLLPAAAYRRAPADPAARWTLPSVRITDRPRFGWRGCMLDVARHFMPKHDVLRFVDLLAMHKLNVLHLHLTEDQGWRVEIKRYPRLTDTASWRTESQVGADSPPAFDGRPHGGFYTQDDIREIVAYAAARHITVVPEIDVPGHSQAAIAAYPELGEGEPVGVARHWGIIDNVLNVSDTTLEFYRGVFDELLDLFPSPYVCVGGDECPKEQWRRSETAQRRIREEGLADEDELQSWFIRQFDTYLADRGRRLLGWDEILEGGLAPGATVMSWRGTEGGVAAAQAGHDVVMCPTGTSYLDYRQSADDGEPVPVGTVLSAADVYTAERVPAELSDEEAERVLGVQVNIWSEHLDSPRTVDYMAFPRLSAFAEAAWSHGTRDYTEFQPRLERHLKRLDACGVEYRPLSGPRPWQRRPGVPGRPR; this is translated from the coding sequence ATGGGAGCACCTTCCGTGCCCGCTGACTCGCTGGTGCCGCGACCGGCCGAACTGTCGACCGGCGACTACGACGGCCTCGTGCTGACCCCCTCGACGCGGATCGACGCCGATCACGCCTCCCGCGGCACCGAAGCCTGGCTGCGGACGGAGCTGGGAGCCGCCACCGGCCTGCCGCTGCAGCGCGGCGACGGCCAGAACGCCCAGATCCGGCTGAGTGTCGACCCGAAGGCGGGACTGGGCGGCGAGGGCTACCGCCTCATCGTCGACGCCGCGGGCGCGCTGGTGGTCGGCAACGATCCCGCGGGCGTCTTCTACGGCGCCCAGACCCTGCGCCAGCTGCTGCCCGCGGCCGCCTACCGCCGGGCGCCGGCGGATCCGGCCGCGCGGTGGACGCTGCCGAGCGTGCGCATCACCGACCGGCCGCGCTTCGGCTGGCGGGGGTGCATGCTCGACGTAGCGCGGCACTTCATGCCCAAGCACGACGTGCTGCGGTTCGTCGACCTGCTGGCGATGCACAAACTCAACGTGCTGCACCTGCACCTGACCGAGGACCAGGGGTGGCGCGTGGAGATCAAGCGCTACCCGCGGTTGACCGATACCGCCTCCTGGCGCACCGAGAGCCAGGTCGGCGCCGACAGCCCGCCGGCCTTCGACGGCCGTCCGCACGGGGGCTTCTACACCCAGGACGACATCCGCGAGATCGTCGCCTACGCCGCCGCGCGGCACATCACCGTGGTGCCCGAAATCGACGTCCCCGGCCACTCCCAGGCCGCGATCGCCGCCTACCCCGAGCTCGGCGAAGGCGAGCCGGTGGGTGTGGCGCGGCACTGGGGCATCATCGACAACGTCCTCAACGTCAGCGACACCACGCTGGAGTTCTACCGCGGCGTCTTCGACGAGCTGCTGGACCTGTTCCCGAGCCCCTACGTATGCGTGGGCGGCGACGAGTGCCCCAAGGAGCAGTGGCGCCGCAGCGAAACCGCCCAGCGGCGCATCCGCGAGGAAGGGCTCGCCGACGAGGACGAGCTGCAGAGCTGGTTCATCCGGCAGTTCGACACCTACCTCGCCGATCGCGGCCGGCGCCTGCTGGGCTGGGACGAGATCCTGGAGGGCGGCCTGGCGCCGGGCGCCACGGTGATGTCCTGGCGCGGCACCGAAGGCGGCGTCGCCGCCGCGCAGGCGGGCCACGACGTGGTGATGTGCCCGACCGGCACGTCCTACCTGGATTACCGCCAGTCCGCAGACGACGGCGAACCCGTGCCCGTCGGAACCGTGCTGTCCGCGGCCGACGTGTACACGGCCGAGCGGGTGCCGGCCGAACTGTCCGACGAGGAGGCCGAGCGGGTCCTGGGCGTGCAGGTCAACATCTGGAGCGAGCACCTCGACAGCCCGCGCACCGTCGACTACATGGCCTTCCCCCGCCTGTCGGCCTTCGCCGAGGCGGCGTGGTCCCACGGAACGCGGGACTACACCGAGTTCCAGCCGCGCCTGGAGCGCCACCTGAAGCGCCTGGACGCGTGCGGCGTGGAGTACCGCCCCCTGTCCGGCCCCCGTCCCTGGCAGCGCCGCCCCGGAGTCCCCGGGCGCCCCCGGTAG
- a CDS encoding glycerophosphodiester phosphodiesterase, translated as MIRRFGFAAAALALAVAGSAGAAAAAPASTPRPDGAGGPGRHAPSVLDIAHRGASAYAPENTLAAIDAAHRLDATTVELDVQRSADGELVIVHDTDLERTTDAEKVFPGRASYAVADFTLAELRRLDAGSWFGAEFAGEPVPTLEEALKRLHRHRLNLLLEIKSPELYPGIEADIADTFGGRPAWFAPTPSWRPPRLVIQSFDWESVRRSRDLLPSVPHGLLGTVPEEEIGDYVWADQINPAHTAFGADYVDAVHGAGMQVHTYTVNDPGDMRTAIAAGVDGLITDRPDVAREVIAEEAAGAAPVR; from the coding sequence ATGATCCGACGGTTCGGGTTCGCAGCGGCGGCCCTGGCATTGGCCGTGGCGGGCAGCGCAGGCGCCGCCGCAGCCGCGCCCGCGTCCACCCCCCGCCCCGACGGCGCCGGCGGCCCCGGGCGCCACGCGCCCTCCGTGCTCGACATCGCCCACCGCGGCGCATCCGCTTACGCGCCGGAGAACACACTGGCGGCGATCGACGCCGCCCACCGGCTCGACGCCACCACGGTCGAGCTGGACGTGCAGCGCAGCGCCGACGGCGAGCTTGTGATCGTGCACGACACGGACCTGGAGCGCACCACCGACGCCGAAAAGGTGTTCCCCGGCCGCGCGTCCTACGCCGTCGCCGACTTCACCCTCGCCGAGCTGCGGCGGCTCGACGCCGGATCGTGGTTCGGCGCCGAATTCGCCGGTGAGCCGGTCCCCACGTTGGAGGAGGCGCTCAAGCGGCTGCACCGCCACCGGCTGAACCTGCTGTTGGAGATCAAGTCGCCGGAGCTGTACCCGGGCATCGAGGCCGACATCGCCGACACCTTCGGCGGCCGTCCGGCGTGGTTCGCTCCGACGCCGTCGTGGCGCCCGCCCCGGCTCGTGATCCAGAGCTTCGACTGGGAATCCGTGCGCCGCTCCCGCGACCTGCTGCCGTCCGTTCCCCACGGGCTGCTGGGCACGGTCCCCGAAGAGGAGATCGGCGACTACGTCTGGGCCGACCAGATCAACCCCGCCCACACCGCGTTCGGCGCCGACTACGTGGACGCGGTGCACGGCGCCGGTATGCAGGTGCACACCTACACCGTCAACGATCCCGGCGACATGCGCACGGCCATCGCCGCCGGGGTGGACGGCCTCATCACCGACCGCCCCGACGTCGCCCGAGAGGTGATCGCCGAAGAGGCGGCAGGCGCCGCCCCGGTCCGCTGA
- a CDS encoding mechanosensitive ion channel family protein, with product MAGEHTGNAGAALLADGPPALVAQALEGAGPVVSWFAENSGAFISGAIKIALILIIALVLRAIAGRLVSQAVKRMAASHQRIGNGKLANGVLAKGEGHKNERQEQRTETISSVLRSVASVVIVGIAVVMILGELGINLGPILMSAGVLGLAIGFGAQSLVQDFLSGVFMLIEDQYGVGDVVDVGDAVGTVEEVTLRVTKIRDLSGGLWYVRNGEIVRVCNMNQGWARAVVEIPLDARVDVANATEVVESSLDTFAELPEPAQQLLERPTAEGVVGISNGAVVFRIMAKTKPGEQWSLDRRLRGHLKRDFDRAGIRLAYPMPMSTAESS from the coding sequence ATGGCAGGAGAGCACACAGGGAATGCGGGGGCGGCGCTCCTCGCGGACGGGCCTCCTGCCCTCGTGGCGCAGGCATTGGAGGGGGCCGGACCCGTGGTCTCGTGGTTCGCCGAGAACTCCGGAGCCTTCATCTCCGGCGCGATCAAGATCGCGCTGATCCTGATCATCGCTCTGGTCCTGCGCGCGATCGCCGGCCGCCTCGTCAGCCAGGCCGTCAAGCGGATGGCGGCCTCCCACCAGCGCATCGGCAACGGCAAGCTCGCCAACGGGGTCCTGGCCAAGGGCGAAGGGCACAAGAACGAGCGCCAGGAGCAGCGGACCGAAACCATCAGCTCGGTGCTGCGCAGCGTCGCCTCGGTCGTGATCGTCGGTATCGCGGTCGTCATGATCCTGGGCGAACTCGGGATCAACCTCGGCCCCATCCTGATGAGCGCCGGCGTGCTCGGCCTCGCCATCGGCTTCGGCGCCCAGAGCCTGGTGCAGGACTTCCTGTCCGGCGTGTTCATGCTGATCGAGGACCAGTACGGCGTCGGCGACGTCGTGGACGTGGGCGACGCCGTGGGCACCGTCGAGGAGGTCACCCTGCGCGTGACCAAGATCCGCGACCTCAGCGGCGGCCTGTGGTACGTGCGCAACGGCGAGATCGTGCGCGTGTGCAATATGAACCAGGGCTGGGCGCGCGCCGTCGTCGAGATCCCGCTGGACGCCCGCGTGGACGTCGCCAATGCCACCGAGGTCGTCGAGAGCAGCCTGGACACCTTCGCCGAACTGCCCGAACCCGCCCAGCAGCTCCTGGAGCGCCCCACCGCCGAGGGTGTGGTCGGCATCTCCAACGGCGCCGTGGTCTTCCGGATCATGGCCAAGACCAAGCCCGGCGAGCAGTGGTCGCTGGACCGCCGGCTGCGCGGCCACCTCAAGCGCGATTTCGACCGCGCCGGCATCCGGTTGGCCTACCCCATGCCGATGAGCACGGCAGAAAGCTCCTAG